Proteins encoded by one window of Rutidosis leptorrhynchoides isolate AG116_Rl617_1_P2 chromosome 7, CSIRO_AGI_Rlap_v1, whole genome shotgun sequence:
- the LOC139859394 gene encoding uncharacterized protein: MTIISLNVRGLGKVGEAKFNWVKNLIRANDPDIFAIQESKRKKVNDKIIEILWGNSNFEYVFKPAIGLSGGTILIWNPLKFDVSQAVEKDFFLVIKGKWEGKTSETIVINVYGPHNDNLKQKFWESLENIMQVDIEDWIICGDFNEVRKDSERQNCVFIENRAKMFNEFIDRSHLYEIPLGGMKFTRISDDGLKYSKLDRFLVSEACMTTWVGISACTLDRGHSDHCPIILKDSNFDFGPRPVRIFDSWFENVECDDLIRNAWDLNTRNTRADCIFRDKLKKVKEVLKEKCNPKFNKLNEEIESLQENVVKWEKLVGTRDLSESEIHLWMESRKKWLEKDKEKAEMLKQKARIKWATEGDENSKYFHSCTKRRQNKNNILEINTNGLWIENPQHIKEEAFKHFSNRFKKDDSRRFQFCGPLEKTLSNAEASMLEAPYSMTEIY, from the coding sequence ATGACAATAATATCATTAAACGTACGTGGGCTCGGGAAAGTAGGGGAGGCTAAGTTTAATTGGGTTAAAAATTTAATTCGTGCTAATGATCCGGATATATTTGCAATTCAAGAATCTAAAAGGAAAAAAGTGAATGATAAAATAATTGAGATACTTTGGGGTAATTCAAACTTTGAATACGTTTTTAAACCGGCGATAGGGCTTTCGGGCGGGACAATACTTATATGGAACCCTTTGAAATTTGATGTATCACAAGCGGTTGAAAAGGACTTTTTTCTAGTGATAAAGGGTAAATGGGAAGGGAAAACATCGGAGACAATAGTCATTAATGTATATGGACCACATAACGATAATTTAAAGCAAAAATTTTGGGAAAGCCTTGAGAACATTATGCAGGTTGATATCGAAGATTGGATAATCTGCGGGGACTTTAATGAGGTTAGAAAAGACTCGGAAAGACAAAACTGTGTTTTCATAGAAAATAGAGCCAAAATGTTCAATGAATTTATAGATAGGTCGCATTTGTATGAGATCCCACTGGGTGGCATGAAGTTCACTAGAATTAGCGACGATGGCCTCAAGTATAGTAAATTAGATAGATTTTTGGTGTCGGAGGCTTGTATGACAACATGGGTAGGTATATCCGCATGTACTCTTGATAGGGGTCATTCGGACCATTGCCCCATTATACTAAAAGACTCTAATTTTGATTTTGGCCCGAGACCGGTGAGGATTTTTGATAGTTGGTTTGAAAATGTTGAATGTGATGATTTAATCAGAAATGCATGGGATCTTAACACAAGAAACACACGTGCGGATTGCATCTTTCGTGACAAATTGAAAAAAGTAAAGGAAGTTCTTAAGGAAAAGTGCAACCCTAAATTCAACAAACTAAACGAGGAAATCGAAAGCCTTCAAGAAAATGTTGTCAAATGGGAAAAGCTTGTAGGTACACGTGATCTGAGTGAGTCAGAGATACACTTGTGGATGGAATCGAGGAAAAAATGGCTTGAAAAAGATAAAGAAAAGGCGGAAATGTTAAAACAAAAGGCGAGAATTAAATGGGCAACGGAAGGGGACGAAAACAGTAAATATTTTCACTCTTGCACCAAAAGGAGGCAAAACAAAAATAACATACTTGAGATCAACACTAATGGTTTATGGATTGAAAACCCGCAACACATAAAAGAGGAAGCCTTTAAGCACTTTAGTAACAGATTCAAAAAGGATGATTCTAGGAGATTTCAATTTTGCGGACCATTAGAGAAGACACTTTCAAATGCAGAAGCATCGATGTTAGAAGCTCCCTATTCTATGACCGAAATTTATTAG